The DNA region GAGTTCAACGAGCTTCTCGAGCCTTCGCATGCCGATTCGCATGGTTCTCTTTGATCTCGTCGGGACGATCCTCCGGCCGGCGGTTCCCGTGGAAGAGACCTACGCGGCCGCAGCGGCCCGGCATGGGCTCCCCATCGATCCTGCGGTCGTGGCGGAAAACTTCCAACGCGCGTTGGCGAACCACGGCCATCGCCTTCGGGCCGGCGTTCCCTCGGATGGAGACGACCGCGTCTATTGGCGAGAGATCGTGGGGGAGAGCCTCGCTCCGGCGCTTGCGCGCTGCCCGGGGAAAGCGGGCGAGATAGCCGAAGAGCTCTACCTCCGCTACGGGAGCGGCGAAGCCTGGCGGCTCTATCCGGAAGTTCGAGGAGTTTTGGACGCTTTGCAGTGCGCGAAACGACCGCTGGGGATTTTATCCAATTGGGATCGGCGGGCGCGGCGCGTGCTGGCCGACCTAGGCATCTCGGACTTTTTTTCGGCTCTGTTCCTGAGCGCCGAGATGGGCGTAGCCAAGCCCGACCCGCGCGTCTACCGCCTGGCTGCCGAGCGGCTGGGCCTTCCGCCGACTGCCCTTCTTCTGGTCGGCGACGATCCGGAAAGCGACGGCACGGCGCCGCGAGCCTGCGGCTACTCGACGTGGTTGGTCCGGCGGCCCGAGGATGACCTGGAAAGCTTGCTGCCTTGGCTGGCCGGCGGTGTATAAGTCTTTGTGCTTTTCTCCCGGCTGTGCGATAGGAATCCCCGGTGACAGAGCAGCGGACCGGCGTCTCGACCATAGGCTTGAAGATCCTCATGGGGGTCACAGGACTCATCCTGGTCGGCTATGTCTGCCTGCACATGCTGGGGAACTGGGAGGTCTTCCTTCCGCCGGTCTACATCAACCAGTACGCCTATCTTCTGAAATCGTTTCCTCTCCTTCTCTGGACCGTGCGGCTACTGCTCCTCGCTTCGTTCCTCATCCACGTTGCCTGCGCGGCTCGACTCGCGGAGCTCCGTCGAGCGGCTCGGCCAGTTGCCTACGATCGGCGGAAGCCCAATGGAGCCAGCTGGGAATCTCGAACCATGCTGCTGACCGGGGTCGGGCTCGGTCTCTTCGTTCTCTTCCACCTCTACCATTTCACGTGGCACCTCCCCCCGTTTTCCGCGTTCGAGGGCTTCACCACCCACCTTTCGGACTCGAGGCGCGCCGTGCCCGATGTGCATCGGATGATGGTCGAAGGGTTGAGGAACCCGTTGGTGGCCGCCATCTATTTGCTCGGCATGGGGTGCCTCTTTTTTCACGTTCGGCACGGGGTGGACGGAATCTTCTGCTCTCTTGGGCTGGTCAACCGGCGGCGCTTTCCCTGGCAGCGGTGGCTCTCCCACGCTCTGGGTTGGATCTTGTTCCTTGGCTTTTCCGCCATTCCGGTGGCTATCCTCGCCGGGTGGGTTCGGTGAGGGGCGAAGGCGGCTGAGGAAAGGAAGGACGCCGATGAACGTTCCGGATGCCCGGATTCCGGATGGACCGCTCGAGCGGAAGTGGGAGCGATGCCGCGATCAGCTCGCCTTGGTATCCCCCGCCAACCGGCGGCGCCGGCGCCTGATCGTGATCGGGACCGGATTGGCCGGATCCTCGGCGGCGGCCTCTTTGGGAGAACTCGGATACACCGTCGACTGCTTCTGCATCCAGGATAGCCCGCGGCGGGCCCATAGCGTCGCCGCCCAGGGGGGGATCAACGCGGCCAAGAACTACCGGAACGATGGAGACTCGGTATTCCGGCTGTTCCAGGATACGATCAAAGGAGGAGACTTCCGTTCGCGCGAGGCGAATGTCTACCGGCTGGCGGAGCTCAGCGGCCGGATCATCGATCAGTGCGTGGCCCAGGGGGTTCCTTTTGCCCGGGAGTACGGCGGCCTATTGGCCAACCGCTCCTTCGGCGGAGTGCAGGTCTCTCGGACGTTCTACGCGCGGGGCGCGACCGGGCAGCAGCTCCTGCTCGGCGCCTACGGTGCGCTCAACCGGCAGATCGCATCGGGCCAGGTGCGGATGCATCCGCGAACCGAAATGCTCGACCTGGTCGTAAGCGACGGCTGCGCCCAGGGCGTGATCGTCCGGAATCTGGTGAGCGGCCGGGTCTATGCTTGTAGCGCGGACGCGGTCGTCCTGGCGAGCGGCGGATACGGGAACATCTTCTATCTCTCGACGAACGGGCGGCTGTCCAACGCCACCGCGATTTGGCGTGCGTACAAGCAAGGGGCCGGGCTCGCCAATCCCTGCTTTACCCAGATTCATCCGACCTGCATCCCCCCCTCGGGGGGCTCCCAGTCGAAGCTCACCCTGATGTCGGAGTCGTTGCGCAACGACGGTCGGGTCTGGGTCCCGAAAACACCGCACGATCCTCGGCCGCCGAATGAAATTCCCGAATCGGAGCGGGACTATTTTCTCGAGCGCCTCTATCCCAGTTTCGGGGCTCTGGTCCCTCGAGACATCGCGAGCCGGGCCCTCAAACGGATGTGCGACGAGGGATACGGCGTCGGTCCCCATGGGCGCGGCGTCTATCTCGACCTCCGCGATGCCCTCCGCCGGCTCGGGCGCCGGACCGTCCTGGAAAGGTACGGAAATCTCATCGATATGTATCGCCAGGTCACCGGGAAAGATCCGCTCGTTGAGCCGATGCGGATCTACCCTGCGATTCATTACGTGATGGGCGGGCTATGGGTCGACTACCACCTGATGTCGACCATCCCGGGACTTTTTGTCCTGGGAGAAGCCAACTTCTCGGACCACGGAGCCAACCGTTTGGGAGCCAGCGCCCTGATGCAAGGCTTGGCCGACGGGTATTTCGTGCTGCCCAACACGATCGGGGATTACCTGGCGCGGAAGAAGAGCAGCTGCCTGCCGCCGGACGCCGCCCCTTTCCGGGACGGCGTCCGGAGGGTGGAGGAACGCTTGAAGAAACTCCTTTCGCTGCAAGGCCGGAAGACCGCGGCCGAATTCCACAAGGAGCTGGGGGCCCTGCTTTGGGACCATTGCGGCATGGTGCGCAACGCGTCCGGTCTGCGGACGGCGGCCGAAAGGATTCGGGAGCTCCGGGAGTCCTTCTGGACCGAGGCGCGGTTGGTCGGAGATGCCTACGGCTATAACCAGGCGCTGGAGCAAGCGGGGCGGGTCGCCGATTTCCTCGAGCTCGGCGAGCTCCTCTGCCTCGATGCGCTGGCGCGGGAAGAATCGTGCGGCTGTCACTTTCGCGAGGAGCACCAGACGGCGGAGGGAGAATGTCGGCGGGATGATGATCGCTTCGCTCACGTGGCCGTCTGGTTCTTTCGCGGAGAGGAGGAGCCTCCGGAGCGGGCGGTCGAGCCGCTCCGCTTCGAAAACGTGGAGCTGGCCCCGAGGAGGTACCGATAGGTGAAGATCACCTTGCGCATCTGGAGGCAGCGCTCTCCCGAGGAGCCCGGAGCCTTCGTGGAGTACGTTCGGGAGAACGTCGCAGCCTCGATGTCCTTCCTGGAGGTGCTTGACGACCTCAACCAAGACCTGGAGAAGAGCGGAAACGATCCTGTCGCCTTCGAGCACGACTGTCGCGAGGGCATCTGCGGGAGCTGCTCGCTTGTGATCGACGGACGTCCCCACGGCCCCGGCAAGGGAACGACGACCTGCCAGATCTACATGCGCAGCTTTCCGGACGGAGCCCGGATCACCGTGGAGCCCTTTCGCAGCAAGGCGTTCCCCTTGATCAAGGATCTTGTGGTCGATCGAAGCGCCTTCGACAGGATCTTGCAGGCCGGGGGCTACATTTCGGTCGCGACCGGACAGGCGCCGGAAGCGAACACCGTGCCGATCAGCCACGACGTGGCCGAGGAAGCCTTCGATGCCGCGCACTGCATCGGTTGCGGGGCTTGCGTCGCCGCCTGCATTAACAGCTCCGCCGTCCTTTTCGTCGGTGCCAAGGCGAGGCATTTAGGGATGCTCCCCCAGGGAAAGATCGAGCAAGATGCGCGCGTGGTCCGGTTGGTGAGGGCGATGGACGCCGAGGGCTTCGGCGGCTGCAGCTTCACCCGGGCTTGCGAGGCGGTATGCCCGAAGGACATTTCCGTCGGGGTCATCTCCTCGCTCAACCGGGCGTACCTCTTGGCGCGGGCCAAGGAACTCCTGGGTTGGATTCCGCCGATCCGCCGTGCCTGACCAGCGCTGATCGTCCGCCCGCGTTCGGAAGGAAGAAAAGGAAGCCATGGAGGAAAAAAGACCCTCTTCTTTCCGGGTCTTGAGCCTGGTCCTTGACCGCCTCCATCGCCGCTTCTTCTGGCTTCTGCTTGCGGTGCACGGGCTAGCGGCGATCGCGCCCGATCCGGGCCGGCGTGCGCGCGGCCTTGTCTTCGGGTCGGTTTCGATCCTGGGGGAACCCTTCTCGATCTCCCTGCCGGTCGTCCTCCTTTTTCTCCTCCTCGGAAACAGCGGGTTCGGTGTCTCGGCGGGCGGGATGAAAAAGCTTTTCGGCAACCCCCGCCCCCTTGTTTTCGGGCTTCTGGTCAACATCGTTCTCCCGCTGCTCTTTCTCGCGGGGCTGCGAGCGGCCTTGGGGCGATGGCATAATCGGGAGGAGGCGGAGAGCCTCGTGATGGGGCTCGGCCTAGTCGCGGCCATGCCCATTGCGGGGGCTTCGGCGGCCTGGTGCCAGAACGCCGGCGGGGACATGGCCCTTTCCTTGGGCCTGGTGCTCGGCTCGACGGCGCTAAGTCCGTTTGCGGGGTCCCTCTCCCTCCATGTCGTGGCGGCGATGGTAGGTGGCGACTACGCGGAGGATCTCCACGAGATGGCCGGACGCAGCATGGGGGTCTTCCTTTCCCTTTGCGTCGTCCTGCCTTCCGTGCTCGGCATTCTGTTCCGCCGCCTGGCGGGCGAAGGCGTCTTCGAACATCTCCGTCCGGCCCTGCGCCCAGCCAACGAGCTGATTCTTCTCGGATTGCTCTATATGAACGCCTCGATCTCCCTTCCCTATGCGTTCCGTCACTTCGACCCGGATTTTCTCGCGATGCTCCTGGTCGGCTCCGGCACCCTCTGTCTGCTCCGTTTTCAGTGCGGAGAATGGTTGGGACGGCTTTTGCGGACCTCGCCCTCCGAACGGACCGCGCTCGTCTTCGCGCTGGGCATGAACAACAACGGAGGCGGATTGACCTTGGCGACCATCGCCATCCCCGACCATCCCCTTGCGATCCTGCCGATCGTTTTCTATACCCTGCTCCAGCAGCTGACGGCCGCTTGGTACTACAGCTATCGGATCCCTCGTCGTGACCAAGCGGAGGCGGGCGACTCGGGGCGCAGGGCTACCCGAAGCGGCCGGTAAGGTAATCCTCGGTCTGCTGCTGGCTTGGATTGGTAAAGAGTTTCTTCGTCGATTCGAACTCGATCAATTTCCCTTCGAGGAAAAAGGCGGTGAAATCCGCTGTCCGTCCCGCCTCCTGCAAGTTGTGGGTGACGAGCACGATCGAATAGCGTTCCCCCAGCTCCCGAATGAGAGATTCGATCTGGGCGGTCGCAATCGGATCGAGCGCCGAGCAGGGCTCGTCCATCAGCAGGACTTCCGGGCGGACGGCCAGGGCCCTGGCGATGCAAAGCCGCTGCTGCTGGCCACCGGACAGCTCGGTCCCCGGCGCATGGAGCCGATCCTTGACCTCGTTCCAAAGCGCCGCCATGCGGAGCGCTTCTTCGAGCCGTTCCTCGAGGAGCTCGCGGTTCCGGATGCCCGCAAGCCGGAGGCCGACCAGGACGTTTTCCTGGACGCTCATCGTAGGGAAAGGGGTCGATCTCTGAAAGACCATGCCGACGCGACGCCGCAGCAGGATCGGATCGACCTTCGGGTCATAGATATCCTCGCCGAAGAGGCGGACCTTTCCCTGTACGCGCGCGCCAGGGGCGAACTCGTGCATCCGGTTGAGCGTCCGCAGGAAGGTACTCTTGCCGCACCCGCTCGGACCGATGATCGCCGTCACGCGGCGGGCCGGAATCTTCATCGAGATCCCGTGGAGCACGGCACGCTTCCCGAACCAGGCGTAGAGATCCTCGACGTCGAAGGCGGGTAGGCCGCCATGGGTTGTATCGCCTCGGGAGGCGCTTCTTCGTGCGGGATCGGATGCGCCGCCGGTCATTCTCATTTCCCCCGATAGAGCAAGCGGACGACTACATTCATGAGAAAGACGAGGGCGAAGAGAACCAGGGCTCCCGCCCACGCTTGGCTGTGCCAGTCCGGATAGGGAGAGATGGCGTAGGTGAAAATTTGGAGCGGGAGCGCAGCCATCGGCTCTTGCAGGCGGGTGGTCCAGACGCGGTTGCCGAAGGCGGTGAAAAGAAGGGGTGCGGTCTCGCCCGCCGCGCGGGCAGCAGAGAGCAGCACACCCGCGACGATCCCCCGCCGGGCGATCGCGAGTACGATGTGCGGCAGGATTTGGCTCTTTCGAAGGCCGAGCGCCAGTCCGGCTTCGTAGTAGGCGGGCGGAACGAGCCGGAGGGTGTCTTCGGTGGTTCGCAAGATCAACGGGATCATAATAAAGGCGAGGGCGAGGCCTCCGGCAAGGCCCGAGAAGGTCTTCATGCGGAGGACAACCCAGGAATAGACGACGATCCCCCAGATGATGGAAGGAACCCCGTTGAGCACGTCCGCCGTTAACCGGACGGCAGCACGCAGCCGCGGCTCCTTGTGCCCGAGCAGGAAGACGCCTCCGAGCACCCCGATGGGCGCTGCGATCACGGTCGCCAAGGCGACCAGAAGGCAGCTTCCGGCGATGGCATTCGCCATCCCGCCGCCGGCTTCTCCCACCGGCTTCGGCAGCTGCGTGAGAAAATCCCAGGTGAGGGAGGCCCCTCCGGAGGAGAGAAGGAAGATCAGGACGAGCACCAGCGGGCTTAGGACGGTCACTGCAGCCAGGAGGGAGAGGATTCGGAAGAAGCGGTCGACGGCCTTTCGGAAGTGGAATCGGCGGGCCTCAGCCCGTCTTTGGCGGGAACCCCGGTCCGCCGGAACCGGCTTAGGACCGGAATCGCTCGTCGACGCGCTCATCGGACCCCCTCCGTCGGCCGGCTGGGGAGCGTCCGCGGAGCGAAGAAAAAGGGCACATTGTGGATCAGCAGGCGGGCGAGGAAGTTGACGACCAAGGTCAACGCGACAAGGAGCAAGCCGATTTCGAAGAGAGCGGAGAGATGCTCTTCGGAGGTGGCTTCGGCAAATTCGTTCACCAGGACACTGGCGAGCGTGTAGCCCGGCGAAAAAAGGGAAAGCAGGATTTCCGGCCGATTCCCGATCACCATGGTGACCGCCATCGTCTCGCCCAGGGCACGTCCCAAGCCGAGAACGCCCGTGCCGAGCAGGGCGCTCCGGACATAGGGAAGGACCGCCACGCGGATCACTTCCCATCGCGTGGCTCCCAAAGCCCAGGCCGCCTCGCGGAGCACGGGAGGCACCGCCTCGAGGATCTCGATGGTCAGGGAGGTGATGATCGGGGTGATCATCATCGCGATGACCAGCGCTCCCGCCAAGAGGCTCACCCCGTAGATCGGACCCTGGAAAAGTGGAATCCACCCGAAGACCCTCTGCAAGAACGGGAAGGCCGCCTCCCGCAGCCAGGGGACCATTTCGAAAATGGCCCAGAGCCCCCAGACCACGCTCGGGACGGCGGCCATGAGGTCGACGAGCGCGCGTACGGGACGGCGGATCCACAACGGAGCGAATTCGGTCAAGGCCAGCGCGGTGGCGATCGATAAGGGGAACGCGAGGAGCAGGGCGAGGGTGGAGGAGACGAAGGTCCCGTACAAGAACGGGAGAGCGCCGAATCGACCCGCCACCGGGTCCCAATGGGATCCGGTGAGAAATCCGGCGCCGTAACGGCGGATTGCGAGCTCCGCACCCTGGTAGAGCTCCCATCCGAGCAGTCCGGCCAGAGCGAAAACCGAAAGCCCGGCCAACCCGACCACGATGTCGAACCCGACGTCTAGGAGGCGGCCTATGTTGAAGCAGGCGGCCAGAGGCTTCGCGCCGGAAGCGGCCGACGACGACGAAAGAGGGGAGTCCGACGGACGGTCTACGTGATGGTTCATGGTAGGGTCTCGCTGCGTTCGGGAAGAGGACAATGCCTCGCCTCGCCTTCCCTCACATTACGTGCCTCTCGGTGTTGTCTCTATCCTTAGCGAATCTCCGGCAACGAGGCCAGCACCTGTTCCCGCAGCCGTGGAGGTAGGGGGGCGTAGTCGAAAGAGGAGGCAAGGGCCTGGCCCTCGGTGAGACACCAACGCACGAAGGAGAGCAGCTTTTGCGCCTTGCGGCGATCGGGCGGGTTTTCGTAGAGGAGCAGCCAGGTGAGTCCGGCAATCGGGTAGGAACCGGGGCCGGCCGCATTGGCGATCGAGAGGCGGAAGTCATGCGGATCGGGCATGCTGGATGCCAGCGCCTGCGTCACCGACTCGGGCGATGGGAGAATGAAATTTCCGGCGAGGTTCTCGACGGCGGCATAGGGGATGTTGTTCTGCACAGCGTAGGCGAGTTCCAGATAGCCGATAGCACCGGGCAGAGAGCGGATCTGGCCGGCCACTCCCTCGTTCCCTTTGGCCCCGATCCCCGCCGGCCAGTGCACCGCCGTCCCTCGCCCGGCGATCCGGGCCCATTCCGGACTCACCTTCGTCAGATAGTCGGTGAAGATATAGGTAGTGCCGCTTCCGTCGGATCGGTGAACCACGACCAGAGGTAGGGAAGGCAGCGGGATGCCTGGGTTGATGCGCGCGAGCCGCGAATCGTTCCAATTCCGGATTCTGCCTAGGAAGATTTCGGCGATGATCGCCGGGGTGAGGCGGAGGGGAGGAGAACCGGGAAGATGATAGGCGAGCACGTCCGCGCCGGCGATCATCGGGATATGGAGGATCTTCCCCGGGGCTCTCGCCAGGAGACTGGTGCGCATGGGGCTATCGGACGCCCCGAAGTCGACGGTCTGATGCACCAACTGCTGCTGTCCCCCTCCCGATCCGATCGCCTGGTAGTTGAAGCGGACTGTCGGATCGAGCCGCTCGTAGGCGGCGAACCACCGGGTGTACAGAGGGTAGGGGAAGGAAGCGCCCGCGCCATTGATGAGGAGAGGCGCATCCTTGCGCGTTGGTGCCAGCGTAAGCCAGAGCAGGGCGGCTAGAAGCAGGAGGAAGAGGCTTCCGGGGCCCGGTATCTTCATGGGAAGGAGGCGATGGCGGCGATCGAGACTCCTCCGGGGCTAATGTCGGATGGTCCGCCTGGATGGGAAGGCCGGCGGCCGCGGTCCTTCGGAGCGGAATAGGGGAAAGAGCGCCTTCTCCTCCTTTCCGGGCGCTTGACCCGGGGGGGACGCTATGCCACAAGAGGGGGCGGCGCTCCCTTTCATCCGGCAGGAGTGGGCATCGAAAAGCAGATCCTCGTGGTGGTGGAAGCCGATCCCTCCCGGAGCGGTCGGGCTGCGGAAGGGCTTCGGGTGGCAGCGGGGTTGTCGATGCATCCGGAGATCCGCGTCACGGTAGTCCTGGCTCGGGTCGCGGCGCAAGCTTGGAAGAAAGGGGCGGCCCGGTGCGTCGACAGGGAGGTTTGGGATCGGGCGCTGGCCGATCTTGCGGAAAACCGGGTCCCGCTGCTGGAGGAAGAGCCGTGCGGAGGCGCCTGGCATGGGGTGATACGGTTCGCAGACTAACCGGGCAAAACGGGAGAGGAGAAGGGGCTTGAACAACGACATCCATGCCTATCTGGCTGAGCGAAGAAAGATGATCGAGGAGGCGTTACGGGGCTATGTGCCGTCGCCGTCCAGCAAGCCCAGGCTGCTTCATGAAGCGATGGACCATAGCTTGTTTGCAGGAGGCAAGCGGTTGCGGCCCATCCTCTGCCTGGCGGCCTGCGAAGCGATGGGGGGGGATCACCGCCGCGCTCTGCCGCTCGCCTGCGCGGTGGAGTGCATTCATACCTATTCGCTGGTCCACGACGACCTTCCCGCGATGGATAACGACGATTGGAGGAGAGGGAAGCCCACGCTGCACAAGATTTACGGAGAGGCCATGGCGATTCTGGCGGGAGACGCGCTGCTCGCGCGGGCTTTCGAGATCGCCAGCCGCTATACCGGGGGAAGATATGGGACCGGGATCGTGGTTGCCGAGCTTGCGCGCGCTTGCGGCAGCCGAGCCTTGGTGGGCGGGCAAGTTTCCGATTTGGAGGCGGAAGGCAAGGAGATTTCGTTCCGAGAGCTCCGGGCGATCCACTTGCGGAAAACCGGCGCGCTGATCACCGCGGCTCTTCGATTGGGGGCCATGGCGGGCGATGCGAGCCGCGAATCGTTGCGGGCCGTCACCGAGTTCGGCCGATTCCTGGGGCTGGCTTTCCAGGTGATCGATGACATCCTCGACCTTACGCAGACGCGGGAGGCTTTGGGCAAGAGCGCCGGGAAGGACCTTGCGGCCGAAAAGGCTACCTTCCCCCGCCTGCTCGGCCTCGAAGGCGCCCAGCGCGCGGCCGAGCGGTACACGAGCCGGGCGCACCGGGCGCTCGCGCCGCTGGGAACTAGAGGGGCGATCCTCGATAGGCTGGCGCGTTACCTGCTGGCCAGGGAGAGCTGATCGGAAGAGGCGGGGCAACGGATCTGTTTTGAATTGACGGCGAGGGGTTTGGCACGCTATCTGCCGACGTTCCTATGCAATCCGGAAAATTATTTTCCCTAGTCAGGGAAGGCAATGCCGGGACCAAGCCCGTCTTGGTCGTTGCGGAGAGCCTGGATGCCGAGCAGGCGATCGGGGTCGCCATCGCTCGCGCGCAAAAGTATCTGCTCTCTATCCAGAAACCCGATGGCCACTGGGTCGGCGAGCTCTTCGCCGACGTGACCCTGGCTTGCGACCGGATCCTGCTGATGCACTGGCTGGGCAAGGTCGATTATCGCCGGCAAGCCCGGTTGGTAAAGCACATCCTGGACCGGCAACTTCCGGATGGGGGTTGGAATATCTACCCGGGCGGTCCGAGCGAACTCAATGCGACGATCAAGGCCTACGCGGCGCTGAAGCTTGCCGGGTTCGCCCCCGAGGACCCGGTGATGGAGAAGGCTCGTTCGACGGTCCTGCGGCTGGGCGGAATCCCGAAGGCGATGACCTACACCAAGCTGGGCTTGGCGCTCCTGGGGATCTACCCATGGAAGGAGCTGCCCGTCATACCGGTGGAGATCGTGCTCTTCCCGAGCTGGTTCCCCTTCCACCTGTACAAGATGTCGGCCTGGACGCGAACGATGCTTGTCCCGCTGGCGATCATCCATCACTTCAAGCCGACGCGGCAGCTGCCCGGTCACTTGCAGCTCCACGAGCTCTTTCCCGCGGGCACGGAGCAAGACGGCCTCTCCTGGATCTGGTCGACCCGCTTCTTTTCCAAGAGAAACTTCTTTCTGCTCTGCGACAAGCTGCTTCAGCTCTGGGATCGTTCCGGCTGGAAGCCGCTGCGGCGGCGCGCCTTGAAAAAGGCCGAAGAGTGGCTTGTCGAGCGGATGGGCAGCGGATCCGACGGGCTCGGCGCCATCTTCCCGGCGATGCATTACGCGATCGTAGCCTTGAGGGCCCTGGGCTATCCTGAGGAGAATCCGATCTATCAGAAGGCGCTCCGTGACTTCGATAGCTTGCTTGTGGATGAAGGCGAGGATAAGGATTTCCGAGTGCAGCCATGCCTCTCCCCCGTCTGGGACACGGCGGTAGCGAGCGTGGCCCTGACCAAGTCCGGCCTCGCGCCCGATCGGCCGGAGATGCGTAAGGCCGCGGCATGGTTGATGGAGAGGGAGGTTCGGGTGCGCGGGGACTGGT from Methylacidimicrobium sp. AP8 includes:
- the shc gene encoding squalene--hopene cyclase gives rise to the protein MVVAESLDAEQAIGVAIARAQKYLLSIQKPDGHWVGELFADVTLACDRILLMHWLGKVDYRRQARLVKHILDRQLPDGGWNIYPGGPSELNATIKAYAALKLAGFAPEDPVMEKARSTVLRLGGIPKAMTYTKLGLALLGIYPWKELPVIPVEIVLFPSWFPFHLYKMSAWTRTMLVPLAIIHHFKPTRQLPGHLQLHELFPAGTEQDGLSWIWSTRFFSKRNFFLLCDKLLQLWDRSGWKPLRRRALKKAEEWLVERMGSGSDGLGAIFPAMHYAIVALRALGYPEENPIYQKALRDFDSLLVDEGEDKDFRVQPCLSPVWDTAVASVALTKSGLAPDRPEMRKAAAWLMEREVRVRGDWYVNNPHPECSGWAFEYNNVYYPDVDDTLMVLLALLRMDTGDPAKKQEVIERAFRWVVSFQCRNGGWAAFDKDVNSPWLEDVPFADHNAILDPPCSDITARALELAGMMGIKRTEPFVQRGIRFLRETQEPDGSWFGRWGVNYIYGTWQALRGLRAIGEDMNQPWTLRARDWLESCQNEDGGWGETPDSYENPQLKGRGPSTASQTAWAVMGILACGEADRPSLRRGVAYLLRKQDPDGSWPEEFLTGTGFPGVFYLKYDMYRNAWPLLALSEYAKALSVAKEQTEAWVRATLSVAARSRSRNGGMG